One window from the genome of Nicotiana sylvestris chromosome 9, ASM39365v2, whole genome shotgun sequence encodes:
- the LOC104222708 gene encoding uncharacterized protein, whose translation MDSWDAQKMLDIYIHDYLVKKGMNTTAEALAREANVNPGQAAVNSPGGFLAEWWDVFYDIFSSNQAEQAQEPYAEVPRTMDNAVPYIPSGFNPDSKIKIQEQGNLVLPDEEVTSKLRILEVDDASHRVPSATASSPPVQQMPNMPQQWEARDETSGIYFGITKQMDPNPCGPTKALLPKTESSDAVETHTRSSAALLSDSSTGSCS comes from the exons ATGGACTCATGGGATGCTCAGAAGAT GCTTGACATCTACATCCATGATTACTTGGTTAAGAAGGGCATGAATACGACAGCTGAGGCATTGGCCAGGGAAGCTAATGTTAATCCGGGACAAGCTG CTGTCAATTCTCCTGGGGGATTTCTAGCTGAGTGGTGGGATGTATTCTATGATATATTCAGCTCTAATCAGGCCGAGCAGGCCCAAGAACCCTATGCTGAG gttCCACGGACTATGGACAATGCGGTACCTTATATCCCTTCT GGCTTTAATCCTGACTCTAAGATAAAAATACAAGAGCAAGGCAACCTTGTGTTGCCTGATGAAGAAGTGACGTCCAAGTTACGAATTCTTGAGGTGGACGATGCGAGTCACAGGGTGCCATCTGCAACCGCTTCTAG CCCCCCGGTGCAGCAAATGCCAAATATGCCTCAACAGTGGGAGGCCAGA GATGAGACAAGTGGTATTTACTTTGGAATAACCAAGCAGATGGATCCAAATCCCTGTGGCCCTACAAAAGCTTTGCTTCCTAAAACTGAATCTTCTGATGCTG TGGAAACTCATACCAGATCCTCTGCTGCTCTCCTATCAGACTCTTCCACCGGCTCCTGCTCCTAG